Proteins encoded together in one Diceros bicornis minor isolate mBicDic1 chromosome 18, mDicBic1.mat.cur, whole genome shotgun sequence window:
- the GPRC5C gene encoding G-protein coupled receptor family C group 5 member C isoform X4 translates to MAIHKALLTCLGLPLFLFPGAQAQNHAPPGCSPDLNPLYYNLCDRSGAWGIILEAVAGAGIVTTFVLTIILVASLPFVQDTKKRSLLGTQVFFLLGTLGLFCLVFACVVKPDFSTCASRQFLFGVLFAICFSCLVAHVFALNLLARKNHGPRGWVIFTMALLLTLVEVIINMEWLIITLVRGGGEAGNLGNGSAGWAVASSCAIANMDFVMALIYVMLLLLGAFLGAWPALCGRFKRWRKHGVFVLLTTATSLAIWVVWIVMYTYGNKQHNSPTWDDPTLAIALAANAWAFVLFYVIPETSQVTKPSPEQSYQGDMYPTRGVGYETILKEQKGQSMFVENKAFSMDEPASAKRPVSPYSGYNGQLLTSVYQPTEMALMHKGPAQSPQNNMRW, encoded by the exons ATGGCCATCCACAAAGCCTTGCTGACGTGCCTGGGGCTGCCCCTCTTCCTATTCCCAGGGGCCCAGGCCCAGAACCACGCCCCACCTGGCTGCAGCCCGGACCTCAACCCCCTCTACTACAACCTGTGTGACCGCTCCGGGGCTTGGGGCATCATCTTGGAGGCAGTGGCTGGTGCGGGCATTGTCACCACTTTTGTCCTCACCATCATCCTCGTGGCCAGCCTCCCCTTTGTGCAGGACACCAAGAAGCGGAGCCTTCTGGGGACCCAGGTGTTCTTCCTGCTGGGGACCCTGGGTCTCTTCTGCCTCGTCTTTGCCTGCGTGGTGAAGCCCGACTTCTCCACCTGTGCGTCTCGGCAGTTCCTCTTTGGGGTCCTATTCGCCATCTGTTTCTCCTGCCTCGTGGCCCACGTCTTTGCCCTCAACCTCCTGGCCCGGAAGAACCATGGGCCCCGGGGCTGGGTGATCTTCACCATGGCTCTGCTGCTGACCCTTGTGGAGGTCATCATCAACATGGAGTGGCTGATCATTACGCTGGTCCGGGGAGGTGGCGAGGCGGGCAACCTGGGCAACGGCAGTGCTGGCTGGGCCGTGGCCTCCTCCTGTGCCATCGCCAACATGGACTTTGTCATGGCGCTCATCTATgtcatgctgctgctgctgggcgccTTCCTGGGGGCCTGGCCTGCCCTGTGTGGCCGCTTCAAGCGCTGGCGTAAGCACGGGGTCTTTGTGCTGCTCACCACGGCCACCTCCCTCGCCATCTGGGTAGTGTGGATTGTCATGTATACCTACGGCAACAAGCAGCACAACAGTCCCACCTGGGATGACCCCACACTGGCCATTGCCCTCGCTGCCAATGCCTGGGCCTTTGTCCTCTTCTACGTAATCCCTGAGACCTCCCAGGTGACCAAGCCCAGCCCGGAGCAAAGCTACCAGGGGGACATGTACCCCACGCGGGGTGTGGGCTACGAGACCATCCTGAAGGAGCAGAAGGGCCAGAGCATGTTCGTGGAGAACAAGGCGTTTTCCATGGACGAGCCAGCCTCAG CTAAGAGACCGGTGTCACCGTACAGCGGGTACAATGGGCAGCTGCTGACCAGTGTGTACCAGCCCACCGAGATGGCCCTGATGCACAAAGGCCCG GCTCAGTCCCCACAAAATAACATGAGATGGTAG
- the GPRC5C gene encoding G-protein coupled receptor family C group 5 member C isoform X1 — protein MAIHKALLTCLGLPLFLFPGAQAQNHAPPGCSPDLNPLYYNLCDRSGAWGIILEAVAGAGIVTTFVLTIILVASLPFVQDTKKRSLLGTQVFFLLGTLGLFCLVFACVVKPDFSTCASRQFLFGVLFAICFSCLVAHVFALNLLARKNHGPRGWVIFTMALLLTLVEVIINMEWLIITLVRGGGEAGNLGNGSAGWAVASSCAIANMDFVMALIYVMLLLLGAFLGAWPALCGRFKRWRKHGVFVLLTTATSLAIWVVWIVMYTYGNKQHNSPTWDDPTLAIALAANAWAFVLFYVIPETSQVTKPSPEQSYQGDMYPTRGVGYETILKEQKGQSMFVENKAFSMDEPASAKRPVSPYSGYNGQLLTSVYQPTEMALMHKGPVSVGHGAQPQWSEGAYDVILPRATANSQVMGSANSTLRAEDMYAAQSHQAATPQKDGKNSQAQSPQNNMRW, from the exons ATGGCCATCCACAAAGCCTTGCTGACGTGCCTGGGGCTGCCCCTCTTCCTATTCCCAGGGGCCCAGGCCCAGAACCACGCCCCACCTGGCTGCAGCCCGGACCTCAACCCCCTCTACTACAACCTGTGTGACCGCTCCGGGGCTTGGGGCATCATCTTGGAGGCAGTGGCTGGTGCGGGCATTGTCACCACTTTTGTCCTCACCATCATCCTCGTGGCCAGCCTCCCCTTTGTGCAGGACACCAAGAAGCGGAGCCTTCTGGGGACCCAGGTGTTCTTCCTGCTGGGGACCCTGGGTCTCTTCTGCCTCGTCTTTGCCTGCGTGGTGAAGCCCGACTTCTCCACCTGTGCGTCTCGGCAGTTCCTCTTTGGGGTCCTATTCGCCATCTGTTTCTCCTGCCTCGTGGCCCACGTCTTTGCCCTCAACCTCCTGGCCCGGAAGAACCATGGGCCCCGGGGCTGGGTGATCTTCACCATGGCTCTGCTGCTGACCCTTGTGGAGGTCATCATCAACATGGAGTGGCTGATCATTACGCTGGTCCGGGGAGGTGGCGAGGCGGGCAACCTGGGCAACGGCAGTGCTGGCTGGGCCGTGGCCTCCTCCTGTGCCATCGCCAACATGGACTTTGTCATGGCGCTCATCTATgtcatgctgctgctgctgggcgccTTCCTGGGGGCCTGGCCTGCCCTGTGTGGCCGCTTCAAGCGCTGGCGTAAGCACGGGGTCTTTGTGCTGCTCACCACGGCCACCTCCCTCGCCATCTGGGTAGTGTGGATTGTCATGTATACCTACGGCAACAAGCAGCACAACAGTCCCACCTGGGATGACCCCACACTGGCCATTGCCCTCGCTGCCAATGCCTGGGCCTTTGTCCTCTTCTACGTAATCCCTGAGACCTCCCAGGTGACCAAGCCCAGCCCGGAGCAAAGCTACCAGGGGGACATGTACCCCACGCGGGGTGTGGGCTACGAGACCATCCTGAAGGAGCAGAAGGGCCAGAGCATGTTCGTGGAGAACAAGGCGTTTTCCATGGACGAGCCAGCCTCAG CTAAGAGACCGGTGTCACCGTACAGCGGGTACAATGGGCAGCTGCTGACCAGTGTGTACCAGCCCACCGAGATGGCCCTGATGCACAAAGGCCCGGTGAGTGTAGGCCACGGAGCCCAGCCTCAGTGG TCCGAAGGAGCTTACGATGTCATCCTCCCGCGGGCCACCGCCAACAGCCAGgtgatgggcagtgccaactcgaCCCTGCGGGCTGAAGACATGTATGCGGCCCAGAGCCACCAGGCCGCCACTCCGCAGAAAGATGGCAAGAACTCTCAG GCTCAGTCCCCACAAAATAACATGAGATGGTAG
- the GPRC5C gene encoding G-protein coupled receptor family C group 5 member C isoform X2, protein MAIHKALLTCLGLPLFLFPGAQAQNHAPPGCSPDLNPLYYNLCDRSGAWGIILEAVAGAGIVTTFVLTIILVASLPFVQDTKKRSLLGTQVFFLLGTLGLFCLVFACVVKPDFSTCASRQFLFGVLFAICFSCLVAHVFALNLLARKNHGPRGWVIFTMALLLTLVEVIINMEWLIITLVRGGGEAGNLGNGSAGWAVASSCAIANMDFVMALIYVMLLLLGAFLGAWPALCGRFKRWRKHGVFVLLTTATSLAIWVVWIVMYTYGNKQHNSPTWDDPTLAIALAANAWAFVLFYVIPETSQVTKPSPEQSYQGDMYPTRGVGYETILKEQKGQSMFVENKAFSMDEPASAKRPVSPYSGYNGQLLTSVYQPTEMALMHKGPSEGAYDVILPRATANSQVMGSANSTLRAEDMYAAQSHQAATPQKDGKNSQAQSPQNNMRW, encoded by the exons ATGGCCATCCACAAAGCCTTGCTGACGTGCCTGGGGCTGCCCCTCTTCCTATTCCCAGGGGCCCAGGCCCAGAACCACGCCCCACCTGGCTGCAGCCCGGACCTCAACCCCCTCTACTACAACCTGTGTGACCGCTCCGGGGCTTGGGGCATCATCTTGGAGGCAGTGGCTGGTGCGGGCATTGTCACCACTTTTGTCCTCACCATCATCCTCGTGGCCAGCCTCCCCTTTGTGCAGGACACCAAGAAGCGGAGCCTTCTGGGGACCCAGGTGTTCTTCCTGCTGGGGACCCTGGGTCTCTTCTGCCTCGTCTTTGCCTGCGTGGTGAAGCCCGACTTCTCCACCTGTGCGTCTCGGCAGTTCCTCTTTGGGGTCCTATTCGCCATCTGTTTCTCCTGCCTCGTGGCCCACGTCTTTGCCCTCAACCTCCTGGCCCGGAAGAACCATGGGCCCCGGGGCTGGGTGATCTTCACCATGGCTCTGCTGCTGACCCTTGTGGAGGTCATCATCAACATGGAGTGGCTGATCATTACGCTGGTCCGGGGAGGTGGCGAGGCGGGCAACCTGGGCAACGGCAGTGCTGGCTGGGCCGTGGCCTCCTCCTGTGCCATCGCCAACATGGACTTTGTCATGGCGCTCATCTATgtcatgctgctgctgctgggcgccTTCCTGGGGGCCTGGCCTGCCCTGTGTGGCCGCTTCAAGCGCTGGCGTAAGCACGGGGTCTTTGTGCTGCTCACCACGGCCACCTCCCTCGCCATCTGGGTAGTGTGGATTGTCATGTATACCTACGGCAACAAGCAGCACAACAGTCCCACCTGGGATGACCCCACACTGGCCATTGCCCTCGCTGCCAATGCCTGGGCCTTTGTCCTCTTCTACGTAATCCCTGAGACCTCCCAGGTGACCAAGCCCAGCCCGGAGCAAAGCTACCAGGGGGACATGTACCCCACGCGGGGTGTGGGCTACGAGACCATCCTGAAGGAGCAGAAGGGCCAGAGCATGTTCGTGGAGAACAAGGCGTTTTCCATGGACGAGCCAGCCTCAG CTAAGAGACCGGTGTCACCGTACAGCGGGTACAATGGGCAGCTGCTGACCAGTGTGTACCAGCCCACCGAGATGGCCCTGATGCACAAAGGCCCG TCCGAAGGAGCTTACGATGTCATCCTCCCGCGGGCCACCGCCAACAGCCAGgtgatgggcagtgccaactcgaCCCTGCGGGCTGAAGACATGTATGCGGCCCAGAGCCACCAGGCCGCCACTCCGCAGAAAGATGGCAAGAACTCTCAG GCTCAGTCCCCACAAAATAACATGAGATGGTAG
- the GPRC5C gene encoding G-protein coupled receptor family C group 5 member C isoform X3, with protein sequence MAIHKALLTCLGLPLFLFPGAQAQNHAPPGCSPDLNPLYYNLCDRSGAWGIILEAVAGAGIVTTFVLTIILVASLPFVQDTKKRSLLGTQVFFLLGTLGLFCLVFACVVKPDFSTCASRQFLFGVLFAICFSCLVAHVFALNLLARKNHGPRGWVIFTMALLLTLVEVIINMEWLIITLVRGGGEAGNLGNGSAGWAVASSCAIANMDFVMALIYVMLLLLGAFLGAWPALCGRFKRWRKHGVFVLLTTATSLAIWVVWIVMYTYGNKQHNSPTWDDPTLAIALAANAWAFVLFYVIPETSQVTKPSPEQSYQGDMYPTRGVGYETILKEQKGQSMFVENKAFSMDEPASAKRPVSPYSGYNGQLLTSVYQPTEMALMHKGPVSVGHGAQPQWAQSPQNNMRW encoded by the exons ATGGCCATCCACAAAGCCTTGCTGACGTGCCTGGGGCTGCCCCTCTTCCTATTCCCAGGGGCCCAGGCCCAGAACCACGCCCCACCTGGCTGCAGCCCGGACCTCAACCCCCTCTACTACAACCTGTGTGACCGCTCCGGGGCTTGGGGCATCATCTTGGAGGCAGTGGCTGGTGCGGGCATTGTCACCACTTTTGTCCTCACCATCATCCTCGTGGCCAGCCTCCCCTTTGTGCAGGACACCAAGAAGCGGAGCCTTCTGGGGACCCAGGTGTTCTTCCTGCTGGGGACCCTGGGTCTCTTCTGCCTCGTCTTTGCCTGCGTGGTGAAGCCCGACTTCTCCACCTGTGCGTCTCGGCAGTTCCTCTTTGGGGTCCTATTCGCCATCTGTTTCTCCTGCCTCGTGGCCCACGTCTTTGCCCTCAACCTCCTGGCCCGGAAGAACCATGGGCCCCGGGGCTGGGTGATCTTCACCATGGCTCTGCTGCTGACCCTTGTGGAGGTCATCATCAACATGGAGTGGCTGATCATTACGCTGGTCCGGGGAGGTGGCGAGGCGGGCAACCTGGGCAACGGCAGTGCTGGCTGGGCCGTGGCCTCCTCCTGTGCCATCGCCAACATGGACTTTGTCATGGCGCTCATCTATgtcatgctgctgctgctgggcgccTTCCTGGGGGCCTGGCCTGCCCTGTGTGGCCGCTTCAAGCGCTGGCGTAAGCACGGGGTCTTTGTGCTGCTCACCACGGCCACCTCCCTCGCCATCTGGGTAGTGTGGATTGTCATGTATACCTACGGCAACAAGCAGCACAACAGTCCCACCTGGGATGACCCCACACTGGCCATTGCCCTCGCTGCCAATGCCTGGGCCTTTGTCCTCTTCTACGTAATCCCTGAGACCTCCCAGGTGACCAAGCCCAGCCCGGAGCAAAGCTACCAGGGGGACATGTACCCCACGCGGGGTGTGGGCTACGAGACCATCCTGAAGGAGCAGAAGGGCCAGAGCATGTTCGTGGAGAACAAGGCGTTTTCCATGGACGAGCCAGCCTCAG CTAAGAGACCGGTGTCACCGTACAGCGGGTACAATGGGCAGCTGCTGACCAGTGTGTACCAGCCCACCGAGATGGCCCTGATGCACAAAGGCCCGGTGAGTGTAGGCCACGGAGCCCAGCCTCAGTGG GCTCAGTCCCCACAAAATAACATGAGATGGTAG